A stretch of Candidatus Methylomirabilota bacterium DNA encodes these proteins:
- a CDS encoding efflux RND transporter permease subunit, with amino-acid sequence MTPELFIRRPVMTTLVMLGIVLFGFMGFRLLPVSDLPNVDFPTIQVSASLPGANPDTMAAAVATPLERQFSTIAGVDSMTSTSALGLTQITLQF; translated from the coding sequence ATGACCCCCGAGCTGTTCATCCGCCGGCCCGTCATGACCACCCTGGTCATGCTGGGCATCGTCCTCTTCGGCTTCATGGGCTTTCGCCTCCTGCCGGTCAGCGACCTGCCCAACGTAGATTTTCCGACGATTCAGGTATCGGCGAGCCTGCCGGGCGCGAACCCTGATACCATGGCCGCTGCGGTGGCGACCCCCCTGGAACGGCAGTTCTCGACCATCGCCGGCGTGGACTCTATGACCTCGACGAGCGCCCTGGGGCTCACCCAGATCACGCTCCAGTTCA